A genomic region of Rhipicephalus sanguineus isolate Rsan-2018 chromosome 3, BIME_Rsan_1.4, whole genome shotgun sequence contains the following coding sequences:
- the LOC119385535 gene encoding neuroligin-4, X-linked-like, whose translation MLGNVALQDVLLAMSWVDKNAGALNVDTDNMAAFGLGSGAYVLSLLLMSSSSANDTLFRRAFLQGPCPTAPLPRNTPEIGRAYLAQMSRDLSCYQPRIADQADCLRSVAQELLLEASLNVGPPIRFVPSALNGEALSSLQETAYFEGVEILLGSDVSEGKRLYDDVIIPSAKEFSNSTNLQASDVFDSLRYFLTNDANGLDAASREAALKVVAPNDMAQTIVQLLTTCPSKKMAAAVSARNGTLYHYVTKGDSVNDVPLEMADIANFLSKGQVF comes from the exons ATGCTCGGCAACGTGGCCTTACAGGACGTGTTGCTGGCCATGTCGTGGGTCGATAAGAACGCCGGCGCTCTGAACGTGGACACCGACAACATGGCTGCGTTCGGCTTGGGCTCCGGGGCCTACGTTCTCTCTCTGTTGCTCATGTCGTCGAGTTCAGCGAACGACACCCTCTTCAGGAGAGCGTTTCTACAG GGTCCATGTCCGACAGCGCCTCTCCCTCGGAACACGCCGGAGATCGGCAGAGCGTACCTGGCGCAAATGTCACGAGATCTCAGCTGTTACCAACCCAGAATCGCCGACCAAGCCGACTGCCTCCGCTCTGTGGCTCAAGAGCTGCTTCTGGAGGCGTCGCTAAACGTGGGTCCGCCCATTCGCTTCGTCCCCAGTGCCCTGAATGGCGAGGCATTGTCGAGTCTACAGGAGACGGCCTACTTCGAGGGCGTCGAGATCTTGCTCGGAAGTGACGTCAGCGAGGGAAAGCGGctttacgatgacgtcatcattcctTCGGCCAAGGAGTTTAGCAACTCCACGAATCTGCAGGCTTCGGATGTATTCGACAGCTTGCGGTACTTCTTAACGAACGACGCGAACGGGTTGGACGCGGCGAGCCGCGAAGCTGCGTTGAAAGTTGTGGCGCCAAATGACATGGCCCAAACCATCGTTCAGTTGTTGACGACGTGTCCGTCGAAGAAGATGGCAGCTGCCGTGTCGGCGAGGAACGGCACGCTCTATCACTACGTCACGAAAGGCGATAGCGTCAATGACGTCCCACTTGAGATGGCTGACATTGCGAACTTTCTGTCCAAAGGGCAAGTATTCTGA